In Nocardia asteroides, a single genomic region encodes these proteins:
- a CDS encoding ArsR/SmtB family transcription factor produces METALHIDALARFGHALSDATRTRVLLSLREGPGYPAELAEQIGVSRQILSNHLACLRGCGLVVAVPEGRRSRYELADPKIGRALADLLGLVLAVDPACCPASGREGCC; encoded by the coding sequence ATGGAGACCGCGCTGCACATCGACGCTCTCGCCCGCTTCGGCCATGCGCTCTCGGACGCGACCCGGACCCGGGTGCTGCTGAGCCTGCGCGAGGGCCCGGGGTATCCGGCGGAGCTGGCCGAGCAGATCGGGGTCTCGCGCCAGATTCTGTCCAACCATCTCGCGTGCCTGCGCGGGTGCGGGCTGGTGGTCGCGGTGCCGGAGGGCAGGCGTTCGCGCTACGAGCTGGCGGATCCGAAGATCGGGCGCGCCCTGGCGGATCTGCTCGGGCTGGTGCTGGCGGTGGATCCGGCGTGCTGCCCGGCCTCCGGGCGAGAGGGGTGCTGCTGA
- a CDS encoding acyl-CoA dehydrogenase family protein, translated as MTSAPGDDAVTEEEFREILAQTRKFVREVVLPRERDIAADDRVPDDIVERAKAMGLFGYALPPEWGGLGLNLAQDVELALEFGYTTLALRSLFGTNNGIAGQVLVGYGTDRQKQRWLAEIAAGHVVASFALTEEGAGSNPAALRTAAARDGDDWVIDGQKRFITNAPVADLFVVFARTGPERIAVFLVPARTPGVEVGPKDRKMGQEGAWTAEVRFTGVRVGGDALVGGSEDVGYRAAMSSLARGRVHIAALAVGAAQRALDESVAYAAGVTQGGTAIGEFQLVQAMLADMQTGVMAGRALVRDAARLWVSEEDRRIAPSVAKLYCTEMAGKVADLAVQVHGGTGYMRDVAVERIYRDVRLLRLYEGTSEIQRLIIGGGLVRAAQRAR; from the coding sequence ATGACGAGTGCGCCCGGAGACGACGCGGTCACCGAGGAGGAGTTCCGTGAGATCCTCGCCCAGACGCGCAAGTTCGTCCGGGAGGTCGTGCTGCCGAGGGAGCGCGATATCGCCGCGGACGACCGCGTCCCGGACGACATCGTCGAGCGGGCGAAGGCGATGGGGCTGTTCGGCTACGCACTGCCACCCGAGTGGGGCGGGCTCGGGCTGAACCTGGCGCAGGACGTCGAGCTCGCCCTCGAGTTCGGCTACACCACGCTCGCCCTGCGCTCACTGTTCGGCACCAACAACGGGATCGCCGGGCAGGTCCTCGTCGGCTACGGCACCGATCGGCAGAAGCAGCGCTGGCTGGCCGAGATCGCGGCCGGACACGTCGTCGCCTCGTTCGCGCTGACCGAGGAGGGCGCCGGCTCCAACCCCGCCGCGCTGCGCACCGCCGCCGCCCGCGACGGCGACGACTGGGTCATCGACGGGCAGAAGCGGTTCATCACCAACGCCCCGGTCGCCGACCTGTTCGTGGTGTTCGCCCGCACCGGGCCCGAGCGGATCGCGGTCTTCCTGGTGCCCGCGCGCACGCCGGGCGTCGAGGTCGGGCCGAAGGATCGCAAGATGGGCCAGGAGGGGGCGTGGACCGCCGAGGTCCGGTTCACCGGCGTCCGGGTCGGCGGGGACGCGCTGGTCGGCGGCAGCGAAGACGTCGGGTACCGGGCGGCCATGAGCTCACTGGCGCGCGGGCGGGTGCACATCGCCGCGCTCGCCGTCGGCGCTGCCCAGCGGGCCTTGGACGAGTCGGTCGCCTACGCCGCGGGCGTCACCCAGGGTGGCACGGCGATCGGCGAGTTCCAGCTGGTCCAGGCGATGCTCGCGGATATGCAGACCGGGGTGATGGCCGGGCGCGCGCTGGTCCGCGACGCCGCCCGGCTCTGGGTGAGCGAGGAGGATCGCCGGATCGCGCCCTCGGTCGCCAAGCTGTACTGCACCGAGATGGCCGGAAAGGTGGCCGATCTCGCGGTCCAGGTGCACGGCGGGACCGGCTACATGCGCGACGTCGCCGTGGAGCGCATCTACCGCGACGTCCGCCTGCTGCGGCTCTACGAGGGCACCAGCGAAATCCAGCGGCTCATCATCGGCGGCGGGCTGGTGCGCGCCGCTCAGCGCGCCCGATAG
- a CDS encoding NUDIX domain-containing protein has translation MPTPTEVLVADARRDGVQQLVVGAVIDDNGRVLLLRRPGDDFMGGIWELPSGKVEPGETLEQAVVREVEEETGLQVAGVGRYVDSFDYRSGSGKLSRQFNFAVECDAIEPVRLTEHAAHSWAALGAAAPVTDAVAQTLASYRAR, from the coding sequence GTGCCAACTCCCACCGAGGTACTTGTTGCCGATGCGCGGCGCGACGGCGTCCAGCAGCTCGTTGTCGGCGCTGTCATCGACGACAACGGCCGTGTCCTGCTGCTCCGCCGCCCCGGCGACGACTTCATGGGCGGCATCTGGGAACTCCCCAGCGGCAAGGTCGAGCCGGGGGAGACGCTCGAACAGGCCGTTGTTCGCGAGGTCGAGGAGGAAACCGGGCTCCAGGTCGCTGGAGTTGGCCGCTACGTCGACAGCTTCGACTACCGATCCGGCAGCGGGAAGCTCAGCCGCCAGTTCAATTTCGCCGTCGAGTGCGACGCCATCGAACCGGTCCGGCTCACCGAACACGCCGCGCACTCCTGGGCCGCACTCGGCGCCGCCGCGCCGGTCACCGACGCCGTCGCGCAGACCCTCGCGAGCTATCGGGCGCGCTGA
- a CDS encoding SDR family oxidoreductase encodes MVQGHGGTVSIVTGGAGGMGLATAAILGREHTVVLADNRADRLDAATRTLLESGITAVPVVCDVTDREAVDRLFGTATGLGTLTSVVHTAGVSPSMGDAGYLLRVNALGTLTVGETFYRVAGEGAAIVNVASMASHMLPPEAVPTQHFPAALRDPAAFLDSLSAACAAVPDEARSGYAYAIGKSFVRWYSAARAERFNGRGLRIVSVSPGSIDTEMGRLEEQAGAGAMVADFAVPRWGRAEEMAELLAFCVSAKAGYLTGTDILSDGGVIASMRERARVAAGE; translated from the coding sequence ATGGTCCAGGGGCATGGGGGCACGGTCTCGATCGTCACCGGCGGCGCGGGCGGCATGGGGCTGGCCACGGCCGCGATCCTCGGCCGCGAGCACACCGTCGTCCTCGCCGACAATCGCGCGGACCGGCTCGACGCCGCCACCCGTACCCTGCTGGAATCCGGCATCACCGCGGTGCCGGTCGTCTGCGATGTCACCGACCGGGAAGCGGTCGACCGCCTGTTCGGCACCGCGACCGGACTGGGAACCCTGACGTCGGTGGTGCACACCGCGGGCGTCAGCCCGAGCATGGGCGATGCCGGATACCTGCTGCGGGTCAACGCGCTCGGCACGCTCACCGTCGGTGAGACCTTCTACCGCGTCGCGGGCGAGGGCGCCGCGATCGTCAATGTCGCCTCCATGGCCTCGCACATGCTGCCGCCCGAAGCCGTTCCGACGCAGCACTTCCCGGCGGCGCTGCGCGACCCGGCCGCCTTCCTCGACAGCCTCTCGGCGGCCTGTGCCGCTGTGCCCGACGAGGCCCGCTCCGGGTACGCCTACGCCATCGGCAAGAGCTTCGTCCGGTGGTACAGCGCGGCCCGGGCCGAGCGCTTCAACGGCCGCGGCCTGCGCATCGTCTCGGTGTCGCCCGGATCGATCGACACCGAGATGGGGCGGCTGGAGGAGCAGGCCGGTGCCGGTGCGATGGTCGCCGACTTCGCGGTGCCGCGCTGGGGGCGTGCCGAGGAGATGGCCGAGCTCCTCGCCTTCTGCGTGAGCGCGAAGGCCGGCTACCTCACGGGCACCGACATCCTCTCCGATGGCGGAGTGATCGCCTCCATGCGCGAACGGGCCAGGGTCGCGGCCGGCGAGTAG
- a CDS encoding acyl-CoA synthetase → MTTEFTLVHTADVVAAQIPDRELVIHGDRRYTYAQIAERSRRLAAFLHAQGLGCHRERGELAGHEVGQDLVGIYAYNGPEFVEGIVGALRARVAPFNVNFRYVRDELRHLLADSGATALIYHAAFAPRLAEVLPELPQLRVLIQIADGSGNAPLDGAIDYETALASADPAALPVEPTPDDLYVLYTGGTTGMPKGVLWRQHDLFVAACGGRDMNTGAVVESYEVIAERVAANPGLKLMILPPLIHGAAQWAALTALSTGQTVVFAATVEHIDAEEVVRTIERERVAVVTLVGDAMARPLLAAIESGVADVSSLVAIGNGGAVLSPVLKERLIAAKPGLVIIDGVGSSEGGAQMSQVSAAGAPSTGTFSAGPHTRVVAADLGSVLEPGHDGIGWLAQRGFAPLGYKGDAAKTAATFPVIDGTRFSLPGDRARHRAGGGIELLGRDSMTINTGGEKVFAEEVEIALGSHPAVADVIVVGRPSGRWGQEVVAVVALAGDGSATAAELIAHAGQSLARYKLPKAVVFRPALTRSPAGKPDYRWAREQAVAEG, encoded by the coding sequence GTGACGACCGAGTTCACCCTCGTGCACACCGCCGACGTGGTGGCCGCGCAGATCCCCGACCGCGAACTGGTGATACACGGCGACCGCCGCTACACCTACGCGCAGATCGCCGAGCGCTCCCGGCGGCTCGCCGCCTTCCTGCACGCGCAGGGGCTCGGCTGCCACCGCGAGCGCGGCGAGCTCGCCGGGCACGAGGTCGGTCAGGACCTGGTCGGCATCTACGCCTACAACGGCCCGGAGTTCGTCGAGGGGATCGTCGGCGCGCTGCGCGCGCGGGTGGCGCCGTTCAACGTCAACTTCCGCTATGTGCGCGACGAGCTGCGGCATCTGCTCGCCGACTCCGGCGCCACCGCCCTGATCTACCACGCCGCCTTCGCGCCCCGGCTGGCCGAGGTGCTGCCCGAGCTGCCACAGCTGCGGGTGCTGATCCAGATCGCCGACGGCTCCGGCAACGCCCCGCTCGACGGCGCGATCGACTACGAGACCGCCCTGGCCTCGGCCGACCCGGCGGCGCTCCCGGTCGAGCCGACCCCCGACGACCTGTACGTGCTCTACACCGGCGGCACCACCGGCATGCCGAAGGGCGTGCTCTGGCGCCAGCACGACCTGTTCGTCGCCGCCTGCGGCGGGCGGGACATGAATACCGGCGCGGTGGTCGAGTCCTACGAGGTCATCGCCGAGCGGGTCGCGGCGAACCCCGGCCTGAAGCTGATGATCCTGCCGCCGCTCATCCACGGCGCCGCGCAGTGGGCCGCCCTGACCGCGCTGAGCACCGGGCAGACCGTGGTCTTCGCGGCGACCGTCGAGCACATCGACGCCGAGGAGGTGGTGCGCACCATCGAGCGCGAGCGGGTCGCGGTGGTCACCCTGGTCGGCGACGCCATGGCGAGGCCGCTGCTCGCGGCGATCGAATCCGGCGTCGCCGACGTCTCCTCGCTCGTGGCGATCGGCAACGGTGGCGCGGTGCTGAGCCCGGTGCTTAAGGAGCGGCTGATCGCCGCCAAACCCGGCCTCGTGATCATCGATGGCGTCGGCTCGTCCGAGGGCGGGGCGCAGATGTCGCAGGTCTCCGCCGCCGGCGCGCCGTCGACCGGCACCTTCAGCGCCGGCCCGCACACCCGGGTTGTCGCTGCTGACCTGGGGTCGGTGCTCGAGCCCGGGCACGACGGGATCGGCTGGCTGGCCCAGCGCGGCTTCGCCCCGCTCGGTTACAAGGGCGACGCCGCCAAGACCGCCGCGACCTTCCCGGTCATCGACGGCACCCGCTTCTCGCTGCCCGGCGATCGGGCCAGGCACCGCGCCGGCGGCGGGATCGAACTGCTCGGCCGCGACTCGATGACGATCAACACCGGCGGCGAGAAGGTGTTCGCCGAGGAGGTGGAGATCGCGCTCGGCTCGCACCCCGCGGTCGCCGATGTGATCGTGGTGGGGCGGCCGAGCGGGCGGTGGGGGCAGGAGGTGGTCGCCGTCGTCGCGCTCGCCGGGGATGGCTCCGCCACCGCCGCCGAGTTGATCGCGCACGCCGGGCAGAGCCTGGCCCGGTACAAGCTGCCCAAGGCGGTGGTCTTCCGGCCGGCGCTGACCCGGAGCCCGGCGGGCAAGCCGGACTACCGCTGGGCGCGGGAGCAGGCGGTCGCGGAAGGGTGA
- a CDS encoding aldehyde dehydrogenase family protein translates to MTLPQTEARRTDPSELLATQRAAFLRDGPPSAAARRERIDRLTALVLDNADAYVDALVADYGTRSPTGIRFTELVGMLSVLEHTRSHVRSWMRPRNPSPAARLMGIRAEVQPTPLGVVGIVGPWNFPLNLVVLPAAAAFAAGNRVMIKMSEVTAHTAELTARLAGEYFDPAELAVVTGGPDIAAAFTELPFDHLFFTGSPRVGQLVALAAARNLVPVTLELGGKNPVVVGRAADIGRAARRIARARMVNGGQVCVCPDYVFVPEEHFAEFTGALRTELRTLYPAIQDDPDYTASVDSANYDRVLGLIEDARAHGAEVESLAPPHEPAADPVTRKIAPTLITGGTGDMRVAREEVFGPVLALRPYGTLTEVTDHVGAGHAPLVAYWFGPDDADFRTFVRNTRSGGVARNDFAVHMFPSDAPFGGVGHSGMGAYHGKAGFDTFSQHRTVVGSALPFPVTALAAPPFTPFLRNGVGLALRAAAFRTRRRLAR, encoded by the coding sequence ATGACCCTTCCGCAGACCGAAGCGCGCCGCACCGATCCGAGCGAGCTGCTGGCGACCCAGCGGGCGGCGTTCCTGCGCGACGGGCCGCCGTCGGCGGCGGCCCGGCGCGAGCGGATCGACCGGCTGACCGCCCTGGTGCTCGACAACGCCGACGCCTACGTCGATGCCCTGGTCGCCGACTACGGCACCCGCTCGCCGACCGGCATCCGCTTCACCGAGCTCGTCGGCATGCTGTCGGTGCTCGAGCACACCCGCTCGCACGTGCGGTCCTGGATGCGCCCGCGCAACCCGAGCCCGGCCGCGCGGCTCATGGGGATCCGCGCCGAGGTGCAGCCGACCCCGCTCGGCGTCGTCGGGATCGTCGGGCCGTGGAACTTCCCGCTCAACCTGGTCGTGCTGCCCGCCGCGGCGGCGTTCGCGGCGGGCAATCGGGTCATGATCAAGATGTCGGAGGTCACCGCGCACACCGCGGAGCTCACCGCCCGGCTGGCCGGGGAGTACTTCGACCCGGCCGAGCTGGCCGTCGTCACCGGCGGGCCCGACATCGCGGCGGCCTTCACCGAGCTCCCCTTCGACCACCTGTTCTTCACCGGCTCGCCGCGGGTCGGGCAGCTCGTGGCGCTGGCCGCGGCACGCAACCTGGTTCCGGTCACCCTGGAACTCGGCGGCAAGAACCCGGTCGTGGTCGGCCGCGCCGCCGATATCGGCCGGGCGGCACGGCGGATCGCGCGGGCCAGGATGGTCAACGGCGGGCAGGTCTGCGTCTGCCCCGACTACGTCTTCGTGCCGGAGGAGCACTTCGCCGAGTTCACCGGCGCGCTCCGCACCGAGCTGCGCACGCTCTACCCGGCGATCCAGGACGACCCGGACTACACCGCCAGCGTGGACAGCGCCAACTACGACCGGGTGCTCGGCCTGATCGAGGACGCCCGCGCGCACGGCGCCGAGGTCGAATCGCTCGCCCCGCCGCACGAGCCCGCTGCCGACCCGGTCACCCGCAAGATCGCGCCGACCCTGATCACCGGTGGCACCGGCGACATGCGGGTGGCGCGGGAGGAGGTGTTCGGGCCGGTGCTCGCGCTGCGGCCCTACGGCACGCTCACCGAGGTGACCGACCACGTCGGCGCCGGGCACGCGCCGCTGGTCGCCTACTGGTTCGGCCCCGACGACGCCGACTTCCGCACCTTCGTCCGGAACACCCGCAGCGGCGGGGTCGCGCGCAACGACTTCGCCGTGCACATGTTCCCCAGCGACGCCCCGTTCGGCGGCGTCGGCCACAGCGGCATGGGCGCCTACCACGGGAAGGCGGGCTTCGACACCTTCAGCCAGCACCGCACCGTCGTCGGCTCCGCGCTGCCGTTCCCGGTGACCGCGCTGGCGGCGCCGCCGTTCACCCCGTTCCTGCGCAACGGTGTCGGCCTGGCGCTGCGCGCGGCCGCCTTCCGCACCCGCCGCCGGCTCGCCCGGTGA
- a CDS encoding NAD(P)-dependent oxidoreductase — MSLNVGFVGAGRMGGVMVRRLLDAGHRVRVFARRDEVRERLRGWGAELAATPAEVAAGADTVITCLFSDDQLIEVLGGADGVLAAAGPGVPVVSHSTGTVATVTGLAAAHPGAGVLLDGPVSGTADDIAAGRLTVLLGGPEETVARALPVLTAYGDPVITTGALGTALSVKLVNNALFAANAQLVAAAVAVGEQLGTSGEQLLAALARCSGDSYAAKAVRTTGGLPAFATIAAPFLRKDVAACLSAAGDLGVDLGRLAEVIRTGPLELA, encoded by the coding sequence ATGTCGCTGAACGTCGGATTCGTCGGTGCCGGCCGGATGGGCGGGGTCATGGTGCGCCGGTTGCTCGACGCCGGGCACCGGGTGCGGGTCTTCGCGCGCCGCGACGAGGTCCGCGAGCGGCTGCGCGGGTGGGGCGCGGAGCTCGCGGCGACGCCGGCCGAGGTCGCGGCCGGCGCCGACACCGTGATCACCTGCCTGTTCTCCGACGACCAGCTGATCGAGGTGCTCGGCGGGGCGGACGGCGTGCTCGCCGCCGCGGGCCCCGGCGTTCCGGTGGTCTCGCACAGCACCGGCACCGTCGCGACGGTGACCGGGCTCGCCGCCGCGCACCCCGGCGCGGGCGTGCTGCTCGACGGCCCGGTCAGCGGCACCGCCGACGACATCGCCGCCGGGCGGCTGACGGTGCTGCTCGGCGGGCCGGAGGAGACGGTCGCCCGCGCGCTCCCGGTGCTCACCGCCTACGGCGACCCGGTGATCACCACCGGTGCGCTCGGCACCGCGCTCAGCGTGAAGCTGGTGAACAACGCGCTCTTCGCCGCGAACGCCCAGCTCGTGGCCGCGGCGGTGGCGGTGGGGGAGCAGCTCGGCACCTCCGGCGAACAGCTACTTGCCGCGCTGGCCCGGTGCAGCGGCGACAGCTACGCCGCCAAGGCGGTCCGCACCACCGGCGGGCTGCCCGCCTTCGCCACCATTGCCGCACCGTTCCTGCGCAAGGACGTGGCCGCGTGCCTCTCGGCCGCCGGTGACCTCGGGGTCGACCTCGGCCGGCTCGCCGAGGTGATCCGCACCGGCCCGCTCGAACTCGCCTGA
- the fabG gene encoding 3-oxoacyl-ACP reductase FabG, translated as MSLLAGRVAVVTGGAQGIGFAIAETFVRNGAAVVVGDLEPGDAAERLGADAARAVRCDVTSADDVAALLDVAVTEFGALDVMVNNAGITRDATMRTMTEEQFDQVINVHLKGTWHGTRLAAAIMRERGSGSIVNLSSLSGKVGLAGQTNYSAAKAGIVGLTKAAAKEVARFGVRVNAIQPGLIRTPMTTAMPAKVWDQKMAEIPLGRAGEPAEVAGVALFLASELSSYMTGTALEVTGGRFM; from the coding sequence ATGTCGCTTCTCGCAGGCCGGGTCGCCGTCGTCACCGGCGGCGCCCAGGGCATCGGCTTCGCCATCGCCGAGACGTTCGTGCGCAACGGGGCCGCCGTCGTCGTCGGCGACCTGGAGCCCGGTGACGCCGCCGAGCGGCTCGGCGCGGACGCCGCCCGCGCCGTGCGCTGCGACGTCACCTCCGCCGACGATGTGGCCGCGCTGCTGGACGTCGCCGTCACCGAGTTCGGCGCGCTCGACGTCATGGTCAACAACGCGGGGATCACCCGCGACGCCACCATGCGCACCATGACCGAGGAGCAGTTCGACCAGGTCATCAACGTGCACCTCAAGGGAACCTGGCACGGCACCCGGCTCGCGGCGGCGATCATGCGCGAGCGCGGCAGCGGCAGCATCGTCAACCTCTCCTCGCTCTCGGGCAAGGTCGGGCTGGCCGGGCAGACCAACTACTCCGCCGCCAAGGCGGGCATCGTCGGGCTGACCAAGGCGGCCGCCAAGGAGGTGGCCCGGTTCGGGGTCCGGGTGAACGCGATCCAGCCCGGGCTCATCCGCACGCCGATGACCACGGCCATGCCGGCGAAGGTCTGGGACCAGAAGATGGCCGAGATCCCGCTCGGCCGGGCGGGCGAGCCGGCCGAGGTGGCCGGGGTCGCGCTGTTCCTCGCCTCGGAACTCTCGTCGTACATGACCGGGACCGCGCTGGAAGTGACCGGCGGGCGGTTCATGTGA
- a CDS encoding acetyl-CoA C-acetyltransferase gives MREVVICEPVRTPVGRYGGALAAHTAAELGVVALRGLLDRTGIAPELIEDVVLGNCNPSSEAPALGRVVALDAGLPVTVGGMQLDRRCGSGLQSVIQAVLQVGSGANEVVVAGGAESMSNVPFYSTDIRWGAARSGVTMHDGLVRARETAGGRGYPVPGGMLETAENLRREYAIPRAEQDALALRSHRNAVAAIESGAAAEQIVPVGTVATDEHPRADTTLEALAKLKPVRLRIDPDSTVTAGNSSGQNDAAAVCLVTTRATADRLGLTPLVRLAAWAVAGVRPSVMGIGPVPATDAALGRLGLTLADIDLIELNEAFAAQALAVLREWRFGDTDLDRVNVHGSGISLGHPVGATGTRMLATLARELHRRELRYGLETMCIGGGQGLAAVFERVN, from the coding sequence ATGCGTGAAGTCGTCATCTGCGAACCCGTCCGCACCCCCGTCGGCCGCTACGGCGGCGCGCTCGCCGCGCACACCGCCGCCGAGCTCGGCGTGGTCGCGCTGCGCGGCCTGCTCGACCGCACCGGCATCGCCCCCGAGCTGATCGAGGACGTCGTCCTCGGCAACTGCAATCCCAGCAGCGAGGCGCCCGCACTCGGCCGGGTGGTCGCCCTCGATGCCGGGCTCCCGGTCACGGTGGGCGGGATGCAGCTGGACCGGCGCTGCGGCTCCGGGCTGCAGTCGGTGATCCAGGCGGTGCTGCAGGTGGGCAGCGGCGCCAACGAGGTCGTCGTCGCCGGCGGCGCGGAGAGCATGAGCAATGTCCCGTTCTACTCCACCGACATCCGGTGGGGCGCCGCGCGCAGCGGCGTCACCATGCACGACGGGCTGGTCCGGGCGCGGGAGACCGCGGGCGGCAGGGGCTATCCAGTGCCGGGCGGCATGCTGGAGACCGCCGAGAACCTGCGCCGCGAGTACGCCATCCCACGCGCGGAGCAGGACGCGCTCGCGCTGCGCTCGCATCGCAATGCGGTGGCCGCCATCGAATCCGGCGCGGCCGCCGAGCAGATCGTCCCGGTCGGGACGGTCGCCACCGACGAGCATCCCCGCGCGGACACCACCCTGGAGGCGCTGGCGAAGCTGAAGCCGGTCCGGTTGCGGATCGACCCGGATTCCACGGTGACGGCGGGCAATTCGAGCGGCCAGAACGACGCCGCCGCCGTCTGCCTCGTCACCACCCGCGCCACGGCCGACCGGCTCGGGCTGACCCCGCTGGTCCGGCTCGCCGCCTGGGCGGTGGCCGGGGTGCGGCCGAGCGTGATGGGGATCGGGCCGGTGCCCGCGACCGACGCCGCGCTCGGGCGGCTCGGGCTCACCCTCGCCGATATCGACCTGATCGAGCTGAACGAGGCCTTCGCCGCCCAGGCGCTGGCGGTGCTGCGCGAATGGAGGTTCGGCGACACCGACCTCGATCGGGTCAACGTGCACGGCTCCGGCATCTCGCTCGGCCACCCGGTCGGCGCCACCGGCACCAGGATGCTGGCCACCCTGGCCCGTGAACTGCACCGCCGCGAGCTGCGGTACGGGCTGGAGACCATGTGCATCGGCGGCGGGCAGGGGCTGGCCGCCGTCTTCGAGAGGGTGAACTGA
- a CDS encoding CoA transferase, which translates to MNADPAHGATAAAPLAGLRIVEISSFVAAPLAGLTLAQLGAEVIRVDPLGGGPDYRRLPLTAAGESLYWTGLNKGKRSVTVDLRSPEGRAAVLGLITDGSGIVLTNAARPWHGYDALRALRDDLVHLEITGRADGGTAVDYTVNAATGFPFVTGPAEHEGPVNHVLPAWDVACGLYAALAITAAVRHRDATGAGSRIVLPLENVALAIAGHLGFLGEAAVNRTERPRIGNALFGQYGAPFTAADDATFMIVALTPRHFTDLVALTGTGAAVRALAGALDADFADEGDRYRHRDVLTGLFTPWFRERTGPEIEAALTGTSLLWDRYRTFLELVDSPRVTGNPLFTTVHQPGIGDLPAPGSPMTVDGAHSPARPAPTLGADTEALLQERNPS; encoded by the coding sequence GTGAACGCGGATCCGGCGCACGGCGCCACCGCCGCGGCCCCGCTGGCGGGGCTCCGAATCGTCGAGATATCCAGCTTCGTGGCCGCGCCGCTGGCCGGGCTGACCCTGGCTCAACTCGGCGCCGAGGTGATCCGGGTGGACCCGCTCGGCGGCGGCCCCGATTACCGGCGCCTGCCGCTCACCGCCGCGGGCGAGAGCCTGTACTGGACCGGGCTGAACAAGGGCAAGCGCTCGGTCACCGTCGACCTGCGCTCGCCGGAGGGCCGGGCGGCGGTACTCGGGCTGATCACCGACGGCAGCGGCATCGTGCTCACCAATGCCGCCCGGCCCTGGCACGGCTACGACGCTCTCCGCGCACTGCGGGACGATCTCGTCCACCTGGAGATCACCGGCCGGGCCGACGGCGGCACCGCCGTCGACTACACCGTCAACGCCGCGACCGGCTTCCCCTTCGTCACCGGCCCGGCGGAGCACGAGGGCCCGGTCAACCACGTCCTGCCCGCCTGGGATGTCGCCTGCGGGCTGTACGCGGCGCTGGCGATCACCGCCGCGGTGCGCCACCGCGACGCCACCGGCGCGGGCAGCCGGATCGTGCTCCCGCTGGAGAACGTGGCACTGGCGATCGCCGGGCACCTCGGCTTCCTCGGCGAAGCGGCGGTGAACCGAACTGAGCGCCCGCGCATCGGGAACGCGCTCTTCGGCCAGTACGGCGCACCCTTCACCGCCGCCGACGACGCCACCTTCATGATCGTCGCGCTCACCCCGCGGCACTTCACCGATCTCGTCGCGCTCACCGGTACCGGCGCGGCGGTGCGGGCACTGGCGGGAGCGCTCGACGCCGACTTCGCCGACGAAGGTGACCGCTACCGGCACCGGGACGTACTGACCGGGCTCTTCACCCCCTGGTTCCGCGAGCGCACCGGCCCCGAGATCGAGGCGGCGCTGACCGGAACCTCCCTGCTGTGGGACCGCTACCGCACCTTCCTGGAACTGGTCGACAGCCCCCGCGTCACCGGTAACCCGCTCTTCACCACCGTGCACCAGCCGGGAATCGGCGATCTGCCCGCCCCCGGCTCGCCGATGACGGTGGACGGCGCGCACTCCCCCGCCCGGCCGGCGCCCACGCTCGGCGCCGACACCGAAGCCCTGCTGCAGGAACGGAACCCCTCGTGA